The following DNA comes from Spirulina major PCC 6313.
GTGCTGATGAATTTGCTGGATAATGCGATTAAGTATACGCCGCCCCAGGGTACGATTACGGTGTCGATTTTGCACCGGACGGCGCAGAAGGTGCAGGTGAGTGTGGCGGATACGGGGCTGGGGATTCCGGTGGAGAAGCGCGATCGCATTTTTGACGGCCATTTTCGTCTCAAGCGGGATGAAGCCCAGGAGGGGTTTGGGATTGGCCTATCGCTCTGTCGGAAGGTGATTCAGGCTCACTACGGCCAAATTTGGGTGGATAGTGTGCCGCCGGAGGGGAGTTGTTTTCAGTTCACGTTGCCGGTCTATCGCTAGGGGATTGCGAATCGCCCTTGGTGCAGCGTTGGACGGGGCGCGATCGGGCAGATGGGGGGGCAACCAATGGGAGTTTGACACAATAGCTTCATCCCACTTCAACACAATCGTGGTCATTGTGATTTTCCCGCCATAATTAAGCCGGTTTGTTGGGTTGGGTTGGATTAATCTAGTACCGTTAAAATCTGTCTAGCGGTCAAGGTTCAGCTCTATTCGCGAATCTCAGATTTCATTCGTTCTAAGGTTTTATGCATCTGCTCAAACATTTGTTGAGGGGTAATGCCAAATTGTCCAAGCTGGGTTTTGAGTTGTTGAACCGTCATTTGTGCCATGAAGTCGTCCGACAGTTCAAACCGTTTCATAAAAATGTGGTAGCGTTCCATCAACGCTTCCATCTGTTCGATAAACATCTTTTTTCCTTCGCGGTCAAACTTACCATAGTCACCGCCGAGGTTCATCATCGATTGATAGTCTTCAAACAGCTGTTTGGCTTCTTGTTGAACAACTTCAGATTCAAAAAATCCCATAATCTCCTCTGGGGGCTAAGGGGTGGGTATGGGGTTGCGAGAAGCAACCGCCTATTTATTGTAGGGTAGAGAAAACAGTGGGAACAATTCGGTTTCCCGTATTGAGAGAGAGTCCGGAATGGCATTGGGATCAAGATGGACAGAAGCACGCTAACACAGTTCTGGCAACAGCCTCGGAGTCCGAAAATTGCGGTGCTGCTGGCCCTGGTGGGGGTAGTGCCGGGTCTCCCGTTGGCGGGGTTGCATAAGTTTTATTTGCGTCAACCGTTGTGGGGGGTGGTGTATCTGTCGCTGTTTTGGCTGCCGATTCCCCATGTGGCCAGTGGGGTTGAGGCCGTGTGGTATTTGCTCAGTGAGCAGGATTGGTTTGATCAGCGGTTTAATGATGGGGTGGCGCGGGAGAAGGCGGGGACGGTCACGACGCAGCTTGATCCGGAGCGGATGAATGCGATCGCTGCTGCCCTGCGTGACCTCGAACAATTGCGCCAAGAGGGGTTGATTTCAGAGTTGGAATTTGAACAAAAACGCCGCCAACTGATCGACGCGCCCTAAAACGGCCCCAGATTGCCCACCACTTCCGGCTCATTATCGGTATTGATTTGCATCACCACCAATTCCCCGGAGGAGACTGCACCGCCGGCAATGTCTGCGATCGTGACGAAATGGGTGACCAACACCGTGACCCCTGCTTCCTCGCGATGGTTGGCCATGAATTCCCGCAGCCGGGCGATGCGATCGGGGCCTTGGGCGCGGTCTTGAAAAAATGAGTTCAGGGCGGGAAAGGTTTCGACGGGGCCGAGATCCATCAGAGTCGCCGTTTCCTGACAACGACACCATTCACTAGACAGGACTTGCTGAACGGTGATGTTTTGCGTTTGAAAGGCGGCTCCGGTGCGTCGGGCTTGGTCTCGGCCCTCCTCGGAGAGATTGCGCTGGGTGGAGCAGTCCCCGATCGCAAAATTAGGCGGGTCACCGCTGCCGGGGGCGATCGCATGGCGCATCAGCACGTAGTAATGGGTCTCCGCATTCCGCAACCGTGACCAGATATCGGTTGTAGCGGGGGCGATCGCTGCCGCATCGGCCGACGATGTTTGGGGCGATGGCGGCGCGGTCACCGCAGGCGAGGGGGCGGTCACGCTGGGCGGTGGCGTTGCCCCACAACTGGCTAGCCCTAACAGGAGCAAGCCCCCAAAAACAACCCGACGGTGGTAACCAAGCATCATGGCGTGATGGTGATTAATGTATTGGTGTTGACGTACTCCCCCGCATACATGACGGGGGATTCTGGGTTCAGACAGCAATTGCAGGCGTAGCCCGTCTTATATTGCCTAGCCCAATGGACAACGCCCTGCCCATAAGGTGCTCACCCCGGAATTTTACTTCGCGCTAGCGAACGCTTTTATTGTATCACCACCGAATCAATTCGGTTATTCGCTTATATCCCCCGAATAAAATTCAGGGGGCTTTACGCATCACGCTCGTAATTTAGCAAGTTTGGCGACAATGGATCGGGTAGCGGTTGGCGTGATGATCGCGCCCCTAGAACAGGGTGACGCTCTCCGATCAGGAGAAAACCCGATATAGCGGTTTTCATAAAATTGCGGTACAAAGATCCCCCCTCAATCCCCCTTAAAAAGGGGGAAGTCGCGTTCTCATCACAAAGATCCCCCTCAATCCCCCTTAAAAAGGGGGAAGTCGCGTTCTCATCTTTTCGCAATCCGCTATAAGCTAATCTGACGGACAACGGTTCAGGAGGTGGTGATGGCAGCATGGTGGTCGAAGGTGCAACAGTGGCAACAGGCGTTAAACCCCCAACAGCGACAACTACGATCGCGCCTAGAACGTGACCCCTATGCCCGTCTTCAGTCAGCGGTAGAAGTGGCGATCGCTGCCCAGTGGGGCATCCACATTGACGTGAACACCGCCACCGTAGATGATTGGCTCCGCTTACCGGGGATCTCGATTCACCAAGCCCGTACCCTCGTGGCCTTGGCTCAAAATGGGGTGCAATTTCTCTGTTTAGAGGATCTGGCCGCTGCTTTAACTGTGCCAGTGCATCGCTTAACCCCCCTCGCGCCCATTTTGCAATTTATCTATCGTGATCCTGAAAGTCTAGTGGCTCCGGCTCGTGTGAACCCCAATACGGCAACCTTGGCGCAACTGTGCCAAATTCCCGGCCTCAGCCCCGATCTCGCCCAGGCTTGGGTGAGCGATCGCACTCACCACGGCCCCTATCACACCCTCGCCGATCTGCAAAATCGACTGCAACTATCCCCCGAAGCGATCGCACAATTTATGTATTATCTCGCGTTCTAACTCATGCCTGAAATGCCGCGAACTTTTAAAGTTCTGATAAGATTCCTTTAACCTACCATTCTCTTTATTCCCCCTACTGCTCTATGCCTTGGTCTCGTATCATGAGTGCGATCGTTGCAATTATTGTGGCTCTAGCCTCAGTAATTGCGGGAGGCTGGTATTTTACGGTCGGCTTCATGGTGATTGTGTTCTTGGGTCAACGCGAATATTTCAACCTCGTGCGAGCCAAAGGCATTGAACCCGCTGTCAAAACGACCCTGATCCTCTCGCAACTGCTGATCCTCACCGCCATCCTCGCCCCCTCCCTCACCGACGCGCTCCCCCCCATCACCGGAATTCTGCTCTGTTGTTATCTCCTGTTTCAGCCCAAAATTGCCACGATCGCAGACATGTCCACCTCCATCCTGGGCCTGTTCTATGGCGGCTGGCTTCCCACCTATTGGATTCGGCTCCGGGTTAACCTTGATTTTCCCGCCGGTATCCTGATCGCCTCCGATCCCGTCCATCCCCCCATTCTTCAACTCGAAAACACCGCCGCCTGGTGGGAAGAACTCACCCACCCTGATCGCTTCTCCCCCGCCCTCAGCGTGACCATCCTCGCCTTTTTCTGTATCTGGGCTGCCGACATTGGCGCGTATCTGATCGGCAAATTTTTTGGACGCACTCGCCTCACCTTAATCAGTCCCAAGAAAACCGTAGAAGGGGCCGTGTTTGGCATTTTGGGCAGTACCCTAGTGGGGTTAGGCGGGGCCCATGCGTTGCATTGGCACAGTTGGATGATTACAGGGGCAATTTTGGGGTTGTTGATTGGTTTTGTCAGCTTGGCCGGTGATTTAACAGAATCGTTGATGAAGCGCGATGCTGGCCTGAAGGATTCCGGCCACCTCATCCCCGGCCATGGGGGGATTCTCGATCGCACCGATAGCTATATTTTTACCGCCCCCCTGGTCTACTACTTCGTCACCCTATTTTTACCCCTCTTCCCTTACTAATCCCCAATCCGGATGGATAACCCACAATAGTCACAAGGGCAACGAGCTAGAAGCTCGCACTACAGAAAATGACCGCAAAATGGTGAATTTAGGACAGC
Coding sequences within:
- a CDS encoding DUF1825 family protein, which codes for MGFFESEVVQQEAKQLFEDYQSMMNLGGDYGKFDREGKKMFIEQMEALMERYHIFMKRFELSDDFMAQMTVQQLKTQLGQFGITPQQMFEQMHKTLERMKSEIRE
- a CDS encoding NINE protein; this translates as MDRSTLTQFWQQPRSPKIAVLLALVGVVPGLPLAGLHKFYLRQPLWGVVYLSLFWLPIPHVASGVEAVWYLLSEQDWFDQRFNDGVAREKAGTVTTQLDPERMNAIAAALRDLEQLRQEGLISELEFEQKRRQLIDAP
- a CDS encoding histidine phosphatase family protein, which encodes MMLGYHRRVVFGGLLLLGLASCGATPPPSVTAPSPAVTAPPSPQTSSADAAAIAPATTDIWSRLRNAETHYYVLMRHAIAPGSGDPPNFAIGDCSTQRNLSEEGRDQARRTGAAFQTQNITVQQVLSSEWCRCQETATLMDLGPVETFPALNSFFQDRAQGPDRIARLREFMANHREEAGVTVLVTHFVTIADIAGGAVSSGELVVMQINTDNEPEVVGNLGPF
- a CDS encoding helix-hairpin-helix domain-containing protein — encoded protein: MAAWWSKVQQWQQALNPQQRQLRSRLERDPYARLQSAVEVAIAAQWGIHIDVNTATVDDWLRLPGISIHQARTLVALAQNGVQFLCLEDLAAALTVPVHRLTPLAPILQFIYRDPESLVAPARVNPNTATLAQLCQIPGLSPDLAQAWVSDRTHHGPYHTLADLQNRLQLSPEAIAQFMYYLAF
- a CDS encoding phosphatidate cytidylyltransferase, producing MPWSRIMSAIVAIIVALASVIAGGWYFTVGFMVIVFLGQREYFNLVRAKGIEPAVKTTLILSQLLILTAILAPSLTDALPPITGILLCCYLLFQPKIATIADMSTSILGLFYGGWLPTYWIRLRVNLDFPAGILIASDPVHPPILQLENTAAWWEELTHPDRFSPALSVTILAFFCIWAADIGAYLIGKFFGRTRLTLISPKKTVEGAVFGILGSTLVGLGGAHALHWHSWMITGAILGLLIGFVSLAGDLTESLMKRDAGLKDSGHLIPGHGGILDRTDSYIFTAPLVYYFVTLFLPLFPY